In the genome of Pseudanabaena mucicola str. Chao 1806, the window TCACACGCACATCGCCACCACCAGGTGCCCATGTATCATATAATCCGCCAAAGAACATCGCTTTGAATACGAGCAGAAGAGCGCCAAAGCCCAACAAGATTAAGTGATAACCAATAATGTTGGTCATTTGGTTCTTGTCTTTCCAGTCGTAACCAAAGAAAGAAGAGTAGTTTTCTAAAACTTCAGGACCGCGCAAAGCATGGTAGATACCACCAAAGCCGAGGACAGCAGAAGAGATCAAGTGTAAAACACCAACTACGAAGTAGGGGAATATATCTACAACTTCGCCGCCTGCGCCAACACCCCAGCCTTGAGTTGCAAGGTGAGGTAGAAGAATCAAGCCTTGCTCATACATTGGCTTTTCAGGTACAAAGTGAGCGACTTCAAATAAAGTCATTGCACCAGCCCAGAACACAATCAGACCAGCGTGAGCAACGTGTGCGCCCAGCAGTTTGCCAGAAAGGTTAATGAGTCTTGCGTTACCAGACCACCAAGCAAAGCCAGATGAATCTTGTGTACGCCCACCCACTCCTAGCGAATTTAAGTTAATGGTCGTCGTCACGAGAGGTTATCTCCAGAAAACTTTCTTATAGGTTTAAAGTGCAAATAATTTTTAAGCTATCAGATATCAGCTTTTTACTAGCTGCTAACGTCTAGAGGTTTGATGAGAATCATCATAATCTAAAAACTAGTCCAACTGTGCTGGTATCTGATAGCTAAGTTGTTACTAAAACATTTTGCATAGATTTTATAAATCAGTATGCAAAATGTTTTGAAATGTGGAGATTACAGTGCGTTACCACGTGGTAATACTTCTTCAGGGAAGATGAATTTTTCAGCAGGCTGGTCTTGAGGAGCCATCCAAGCACGAATACCTTCATTCAATAGCAAGTTCTTAGTGTAGAAAGTTTCAAATTCAGGATCTTCTGCAGCGCGGACTTCTTGAGATACGAAGTCATAAGCACGAAGATTTAATGCTAATCCAACGATACCAACACTGCTGAACCATAAGCCAGCTACGGGTACAAATAGCATGAAGAAGTGCAACCAACGCTTGTTGGAGAAAGCAATACCGAAGATTTGGCTCCAGAATCGGTTAGCAGTAACCATGGAGTAAGTTTCTTCTTCTTGGGTTGGATTGAAAGCTTTGAAGGTGTTTGCAGTGTTACCATCACCATCTTCAAATAAGGTGTTTTCTACAGTTGCACCGTGAATTGCACAAAGCAATGCGCCACCAAGAATACCTGCTACGCCCATCATATGAAATGGGTTAAGAGTCCAGTTGTGGAAACCTTGTAAGAATAGGATGAAGCGGAAAATGCCAGCTACGCCGAAAGTAGGACCGAAGAACCAGCCAGATTGACCCAATGGGTACATCAAGAATACTGATACGAATACGGCGATAGGACCAGAGAAGGCGATCGCGTTATAAGGACGGATACCAACTAGACGTGCAATTTCAAATTGACGGAGCATGAAGCCAATCAATGCAAATGCGCCATGTAGTGCGAGGAATGTCCATAGACCACCAATCTGACACCAGCGAGTAAAGTCTCCCTGTGCTTCAGGTCCCCATAGGAATAGTAAGGAGTGACCAACGCTCAATGCAGGAGAAGATACAGCTACGGTCAAAATGTTGCATCCTTCGAGGAAGCTAGAAGCTAAACCGTGGGTGTACCAAGATGATACGAAGGTGATACCTGTAAACCAGCCACCAACAGCCAAAAATGCGGTGGGGAATAGCAATAAGCCACTCCAACCAATAAATACAAATCTGTCGCGTTTTAGCCAATCGTCAAGGAGATCAAACCATCCTCTTTCGACTTCTTGCGACCTGCCCATTGCAATGGTCATATTCTTAAATCCTGCTTTAACTACGAGTATTTATATGGATTTGAAATTAGCTTAACACATCTTTACGTTTGACTTATGACAAAATACCTATATAGCTAAAGCCCTTGATTGGAAAAGGTTTGAGGGCATTTACAAAGTATATTTATCCTACAAGAAATCTTAAAAAAGTGTTAAGGAGGTGTTGATATCCTCCCAAGGGAGTAAATACCAGTAATTTAATATATTTTAGTTAACAATATAGCAGTACTAGATCAAGTCATTTTTAAAATGACTTACTGGGCAGAGACAAGTTCTAATACTGATGTTTATTGTCTAAGTATTTGTACTTATAAGTATTTATTTAAATAACTAGGCATAATTAAAAAACAAAGTCAAAACCTATGGCATAAGCGCAGTGCGTGCCATAGGTTTTGCTTTAATTGCACCTAGTTACTTAGATATTTGATTAAAATTTATTGAGGACTTAGTCGATTACTCTAGGACATGATCGCGATCGCACCTTTTTAATCAACCCTAGGGCAAGATTAACCTAAGCCTGTCGAAGGAATCCCGAAGTGTGTTTGGCTAGTTAACTTTTAGGTCAAGAGGTAATCGAAATGGTTCAGCAAACTAAAACAGAACAGCCTGAATTGTTGTTGCAAGTTGGCGATGATAATCGGGAAAATCAATTAGTCTTGGGAACTGAACAAGAGGCGATCGCTGATTTACCTCAAGATGAATTACCACTCCAGAAGCCGAAAAAAACTAAGCGATCGCTTTTACGTTGGATTGTTTACGGTGGTTTAGGGTTTGGCATCCTTGCCATAGCCCTGCCTGCTTTTTTAGGTCATCGGTCTATGTGTGGTGGCTACAAAGCCCGTAATGCTGAAGGCAAAACCTATGTGGGTAGTATGAATAGAGCGCAACAGGCTTTTTGGCTAGAAAAATCAGCCTTTGCTAATTCTATTCCTGCTTTAGATCTCGGTATACAAGAGGAGACGAGCAACTTTAACTATGAGATTCATCGTTTGCCACTTGTGTCCTATCAATATGCAATTCCCAAAAACGACAAAGTGAAAGGTTTTGTTGGTGCGGTATTTGTGGTTGTACCTGAAGATACTCAAACTGAGAAAAAAGAGATTACTACTGTAGCCATCCTCTGTGAATCTCAAGGAACAGGATTGCAAGAAAAGTTGTCCAAGCCATCATTGCAAAACGGGAAACCAACCTGTCCTGAAGGAACGCTTTCACTAAACTAAATCTGAGGTTTACCAATGAATAGTTATGTCAATTATCGTTATCGAGACTTTCAGAATCAATCATTTCAAAGTGAATTTCGTAAAGGTGAAGATAAGACCGCTGACTTTACAGGCGCGAGATTGAAAGGATGTGATTTTCGAGGAACGGGGCTAACAGGTGCTGATTTCTCAGAAACAGCGATCGCAAAGGATGAAAAAAACTTCCAAAAGCAATGCATCAATATGTTTCTGCATATCATTTTGGGAATTCCTCTAGGATTAGCAGCTTGGTCCCTAGGTCGATTCGTGCTTATAGGCTGTGGTGGTGAGGTCTCAAATCCCTATGGATGGTTGACAAATCCTTTTGTCTGGATATTTGCATTTGCTACGGCTGCGGCAGTCTCTCAAAGAAGGATTTCTAATATTTACATGGGGCTAATTGGGTTAATGGTAATCGCCGCAATTAACTCTACAGCCTTGATGATAGTTGGGATAGGTGTGATGATTGCCGCCTTTGGGATGTCTATGTTTGGACTCTATCTGGGTTACAAAAAAGGGGCGATCGCGGTGGGTATGGTCTGGATGTCGGTGGGAGTATCTTCGGCAATTTCATCGGGCTATAGCTGGATCAAATACCAAGAAATTCATTATGCAATTTTGTTTGCTTTATTGGCGATTGTGCCTGCTGTTTTAGCGACTAGGGCTTTTAATCTCCATTTTGCAAAAGTCAAAATGTCGGCGGTGACTTCTTTTGATGATGCAGACTTAACAAATGCGCGATTTGTAAATGCAGTTTTAGAAAATTGTGATTTTTCAGGTGCAAACTTAGCAGGTATCGATTGGCATGGTGCAACCTTGAGAAATTGCAAGTTCCCTAAAGGTTATTCTCTAGATATTCAAGCGGCGATCGCTAAAAATCCTGAGATTATAGCTGTCACCAATTACGTCAGCCTCTAAAAAACAAAGTGAGTGGCAGTGCTTCCCGCCGCCATTCACTTTGAGGTTGGATACAATAGGCTATGAATATTTAACTAAGTAAGTTGTTTAAACTTAGGATGGGGTAGAGATCTTGTAACCCTTCATTTCTGGTTAATTGATGCGTTACGTTTCACTAACGTATCCTGCATTTAGAGCTACATTTAGAACAAAATTAGTGATTTGAATAATGCTGGAAATACCTAATGTTATTAAAGGAATAATAATCCTTATTTTTGTATTTGTACCAATTGAAAAAATATTTGCCGTACATCACAAAAAACTATTACGTGAAGGTTGGTTTACAGATATTTGTTATTATTTTTCAGGCTATTTTATTGGTCATGGCACAACTAAATTATTAATTATATTTGCATTGTTTGGACAAGGTTCTATTCCCACCTTATCTGGCTTTGTTAGCCAACAGCCCCTTTTTCTTCAAGTAATCGTTGCTATATTTATTGGGGATCTTTGTTTTTATATAGTTCACTATTTAATGCATACCGTGCCTTGGTTGTGGAAATTCCACGCAATTCATCATAGTTCCACCCATATGGACTGGCTTGCGACTGTGCGTGTGCATCCTTTCGAGCAGATTTTGACCAAGGCTTGCCAAATGATTCCGCTTTATTGGCTCGGTTTTTCGACAGAGGCTTTGGCGATTTATGGAATTTTTTCGAGTGCGATCGCCTTTTTTATTCATGCCAATATTAGCGTCAGATTTCCAATTTTAAAATGGATTATTGTTACACCTGAATTTCATCATTGGCATCATGATCGTCATCCAAAACTATATGCTCAAAATCTGGCTGTACAGTTACCAATCCTCGATTATATATTTGGCACTTGGCATATGCCTAACAAAGAACTACCTAAACAGTATGGAACAGAATTAAATATTAGGACTAACTATTTTAATCATTTAGTTTATCCATTTAATCATCTATTTAAAAGCAGGAAAATCTAATGGATAGACAAGCATTTCAACTAACAAAAAGCAACTTTAAAGAATTTATATCTACACGTAGATATTTGTTTCCTTTAGCTATAGTTGGCACAATGTTTGTCGTTGGTCTTGGGACTTTGAGTCTGTTGGCTTATCAACAGCAAATGAGTTTACCTGTATATTTACAAAGTTTTAGTACACCGCAAATTTCGGTCAATGCGTTGGCTAGTAGCAAGCTGAGATCTATAGTGTTAATCGATAATTGAGATTGAGTTAGGGATTCAAAGGATTAAAAATATTGTGGAACGCTATCAAGAGCAAGCAAAAACTAAACCCACAATAGTTTTGTACTGTACTTCTGGTATGCGATCAATAAAGGCAAACAAGTACCTAAGCGGTCGCGGCTATCAGGTTTTAACTTTGACAGGTGGCATTACAGCATGGCGTAAACAATTTACGCGATCGCAAGATTTGCAAGTTTTATCAGAAAAATAAAAAAGCGCCTCACGAGGCGCTTTTTTATTTTTTAAGTCGGGATGATAGGATTCGAACCTACGGCATCCTGCTCCCAAAGCAGGCGCGCTACCAAGCTGCGCTACATCCCGTTGCGAATTCCTATGTTACAACAGAAAGCGCAAAATAAGCAAAAATAATTCCCGAATATCCCCAAATTATTTTTATAATTAGGAAAACTACATTTTATGAGTTGGGAAAGATACGTAACCGCCGATTTGGTTCGGAACCGTAGCTTTCTGAGCGCAGTTGATAGTGCTCGACAAGTTCGTGCTGCATTCGGCGAATTATCGATGAACGGGGGAGTAGCTCGACGGGCTGACCTTTAGGGATGACGATTTGCTCAACGGCGAGTCGCGTTTCTTCGAGGGCTTCGATTTCGTCTTCGGAGTCACCGTAGGCAAACATATTTAGGTCAGTAATCGTATCGGCAGGGCTTTCATCGATATGTAAGATCCGTCTGAGCGCACGATTAATTTGAGGTAATGTGCTGGTTTTAATCGCGTGAATTGGAATTTGACGGGCTTCGGCAACTTGACGCACTTTAGAACTAGTGCGAATTTGCGATCGCAAAGCCAACACAATATCCGCCTCATCGAGATCCTTGGTGATTTCGATTGGTAAATTAATCGATTGAATTACCTGCTCAGTTTGATGGCGGCTGACTCCATAGAGATAAACATAGAGAGTCCCAAAGCGTTCTTGCATCGCTCCGTAAACATTGGCAAGTTCGTTAGCTTCCTCCTCTTCCTCATTGATATTGTCACTAGGGGGATTACTGTTCAATTTGCTTGTTAAATCTGCAATTTCAGAACGGTTTTGTACCTGCGGATCGAGAGGAATGGGTTTCATACGACCCGATGCTCGCCAACCCTTAATGACAGGATTCTTGACAATTTCAGGGTTTTTCGGCTTTTCGTCAGTGGTGGTCACTTCGCCTGCATCATTGACCGAGCGAATTTGGCGACCAGGATCGCGATCGCGCAGAAGCATATCAATGGTTGCTGCAACATCACTATGTACAGCCCAACGGTAACGTTCCCACATTTCCACAGCAATATCAAAGGTGGGCTGAGCTTTGCGTTCGAGGATACTCTTTTGAGGCAAGCCCCGCCGACGCATTTCTTCATCGCCGAGAGTGACGGATTGAATGCCGCCAATTAAGTCTGAAAGCGTTGGATTTTTAATTAAATTAGCCAATTGATTGCCGTGGGCTGTGCCGACTAGTTGCACGCCACGTTCAGCGATCGTTCTAGCGGCGAGGGCTTCGAGTTCTGTACCAATTTCATCGATGACGATCACTTCAGGCATATGGTTTTCCACTGCCTCGATCATCACTTGGTGCTGCAATTCGGGCTGGGAGACTTGCATCCTTCGCGCCCGACCGATTGCTGGGTGAGGGATATCACCATCACCTGCAATTTCGTTAGATGAGTCAATAATTACCACTCGCTTATTCAGGTCATCGGCAAGGACACGGGCAATTTCGCGTAGTGCCGTCGTCTTACCCATTCCTGGTTTACCTAGCAATAAAATCGATTTGCCTGTTTCCACTAAATCACGAATCATGGCGATCGTCCCGTAAACGGCTCGACCGACGCGACAGGTCAGACCAATAATTTCGCCTTTGCGGTTACGGATTGCACTGATGCGGTGCAGGGTGCGCTCAATTCCTGCACGATTATCGCCGCCAAATTCGCCCACTTGTTTGACGCAGATTGCTAAATCTTCTTTGGTAATCGGGTCATCGGTTAAATATTTGGTGCTATCAAAATACCTTGCTTCGGGCAATCTGCCTAAATCCATCACAATTTCGACAAGTTGTTCTAACCCGCCGCAGAGTTCTAGGCTATTTTTGATGCGTGGTGGCAGAATATCGAGAAGTTGCTCGAGGTTGTCAGTAACTTGCTTGCGGATGGAGTCCATTAGGCTTTTTAAAGGTTTTACGGTTAGGTTTAAGTGCTAAAAGTGCTGCAACGCAGCACTTTTAGCTTTGTTTAATTCATGAAACTAATTGCTTGGCGATTTACTCAGCGATCGCTATTAATTTGAACTTTGGGATAACTACATTGTAATCATTACCAAGTTTAATTTCAGTAGACCTCTTGCAGAACTGAAAATATGTTAGATTTATGAGCTTTGAAATTTTACATTAGCCCTAATAATTCTTTGCTTTTTTCTCTCCCTTCTAGCCTATCCTTACCTCTAGATCACTACCAGATAATTTAGATAAAATCTCTCAGGTTGTGCGTGTGCGGATTCTGAGGAAAATCCAATGGTTGAGCATTAATTTTTAAAAGATTTCTGCGCTGCCATTGACCATTGACGATTCAATTTGCCTTGATATTTTGGTATAAAGTAAGTCCGCCAATTCAAGTATGAAATGCAATGCTTCAATTACAACATCTACTAGCAAAGAAACAGTCCAACGTCCAGAGGTTAATAGCTTCATGGTAATAGTTGATGGTTTTGCACCTTCTGGGAGTTAACAACTCCATCGGATATCTAGAGATTGAGTACATTGAAGTATGGGGGGGCTACCCAATTTTTTCGATAAAAAGAGATGTTTTGCAAAGCAAAACATCTCTTTAAATTTAAAAAGTTTAGGCAAGTAACTGCTTAGCGCGATCGCTAATTGCCTGAGCATTCATGCCATTAAAATCAAACAACTGACCAGCCGAAGCAGTAGTTTCACCACGCTTCCATGAGAAGACATCTCGCCTGCTATTGCTACGAAGCATCACAGGCTCCAGCATTGCTGAAGCACCACCAACAACACCAATGAGAGCATCGCCTCCAAATAGTGCTTCAAAATCAGCATCATTAAGGAACTTGCCATCTGGCTCAGAACAAGTATCCCAAGCCACATCAGTTGACCGATAGAGGCAACGGGGGCTAACAATAGAAACAATCTTAGAACCGATACCTTGCTCGGCAAGCTTCTGCACTGCTTCGTATACAGGTAAGAGCATCATGTCGCCAATCACAGCAAAGACTACCTTCTTACTGCCTGCGATTTCTTGCAAAGCGATCGCGCCATCTACGAGAGCTTGGCGATTTTGCTCGAAGGTAGTACGGATGGGCAAAGGAGATTTACTGGCGGTAATGACCACACCTTTATTGACTGCTTTCAGCGCCCATTCATAACAAACTTGAATGCTATTGGCATCTGGTGGGAAAAGAGGGAAGACATTGCCATTCCGCATCATCGATGCAAAATAGCCTTCGATTTCAGGACGTTGATGTGTCCAGCCATTGCGACCTTGCTCCAAAGCACCTGCAGTAAATAAACACACAGTCGCAGGAGTGGGGCGACGTAGCTCTGCCATCGCCTGAGTCACAGTCTGCCAAATGGGGAGACCATTAATCGCGAAGGATTCATAGGAACACCAGAGAGTGCGGCTACCAAATAGCGCTAAGCCAGCCGCTAAACCAGCACAGGCATCTTCATTTAGAGGTTCGTAAACCTGTCCACCAGGAGCTTGGTTATAGAGATCATCGGTAGTAGGGTGATTGATTTTCAGCGCTTGGTTGATATTGGCAATCCCCGAAGCTTCGTTACCATCGGCATTGGTGACGATGAAACGCTTATCGGTCTTTCCAACATAGCCAACTAAACGTCCCATTGCGGTTGTGGCAATTTTCGCTTCGCCGCCAATGGCATATTCCTCTAAGGGCAAGGTTCCCAAATCTGTTAGAGGTATTGCGGATTCAGTAACAGCAGTTTTAGAAGATGAACCACCACCAGCCCATTGCAAGTTGGTGCTGACGGTTTGCCATGCTTCAGGATTGAGGGCGCGAGATTTTAAACCACCAACCACATCAGGATTATCGAGGGTGTGATGGGCATAGAGGTTATGGGATTTTGCACCACGAGCGTGAACACCTGCTCCCTTAAGTTGTTTGATAATAAATACAGTCAGCTTTCCACCAAAGGCAAGTTTAGCGGATTGATCTGCACCAACGAGAACTGCTTCGGTAAAGGCAAGACGTTGTTTCAGAGAGAAGGCAGTACTATCGACATAAGCACCTGTTTGATTTTGATCATCAAAATCTTTGGCATCAACCAAAATTACTTCATCAAAGCCATTGCCTTTCCAGAAAGCGATCATCTCGGCATTAGTTTTAGTGGAAACCATGCTGTGATGCTCTTGGCTATAGCCGTTCCATACCAAAATTGGTACAAAATTGGTAACTTCAGGATAAGCAGTATGAAAATGGGCGATCGAGCTAATGGGATAGGGTTCACCTAGTCCACCATCACCGATTGTGACGGGGAATAATTTATCGCGATGCAACAAAGCACCTGCCATTGCGAAATGTTGTCCCTGTCCTAGAGGTCCCGCAGGAGCAAGAATTCCAGGAATATAGCCCGACAAGTGACCAAGTAAGCCATGTTTTTCACGGTAGCGATCGCGCATTTGAGCAACGGTATGAATCCCCATATCTTCGAGCGAGCGATCTAAAAACATGGCGCTATAGTAACCAGGTGCATGGTGTCCTACTTCCGTTGGCATATTCTTATGACCGAGCATATAGAACGCGGCAACAGCTTCAGCACTACTGGCAAATCCACCAGGGTGTCCT includes:
- a CDS encoding pentapeptide repeat-containing protein, yielding MNSYVNYRYRDFQNQSFQSEFRKGEDKTADFTGARLKGCDFRGTGLTGADFSETAIAKDEKNFQKQCINMFLHIILGIPLGLAAWSLGRFVLIGCGGEVSNPYGWLTNPFVWIFAFATAAAVSQRRISNIYMGLIGLMVIAAINSTALMIVGIGVMIAAFGMSMFGLYLGYKKGAIAVGMVWMSVGVSSAISSGYSWIKYQEIHYAILFALLAIVPAVLATRAFNLHFAKVKMSAVTSFDDADLTNARFVNAVLENCDFSGANLAGIDWHGATLRNCKFPKGYSLDIQAAIAKNPEIIAVTNYVSL
- a CDS encoding rhodanese-like domain-containing protein, whose translation is MERYQEQAKTKPTIVLYCTSGMRSIKANKYLSGRGYQVLTLTGGITAWRKQFTRSQDLQVLSEK
- a CDS encoding R3H domain-containing nucleic acid-binding protein — translated: MDSIRKQVTDNLEQLLDILPPRIKNSLELCGGLEQLVEIVMDLGRLPEARYFDSTKYLTDDPITKEDLAICVKQVGEFGGDNRAGIERTLHRISAIRNRKGEIIGLTCRVGRAVYGTIAMIRDLVETGKSILLLGKPGMGKTTALREIARVLADDLNKRVVIIDSSNEIAGDGDIPHPAIGRARRMQVSQPELQHQVMIEAVENHMPEVIVIDEIGTELEALAARTIAERGVQLVGTAHGNQLANLIKNPTLSDLIGGIQSVTLGDEEMRRRGLPQKSILERKAQPTFDIAVEMWERYRWAVHSDVAATIDMLLRDRDPGRQIRSVNDAGEVTTTDEKPKNPEIVKNPVIKGWRASGRMKPIPLDPQVQNRSEIADLTSKLNSNPPSDNINEEEEEANELANVYGAMQERFGTLYVYLYGVSRHQTEQVIQSINLPIEITKDLDEADIVLALRSQIRTSSKVRQVAEARQIPIHAIKTSTLPQINRALRRILHIDESPADTITDLNMFAYGDSEDEIEALEETRLAVEQIVIPKGQPVELLPRSSIIRRMQHELVEHYQLRSESYGSEPNRRLRIFPNS
- a CDS encoding sterol desaturase family protein; protein product: MLEIPNVIKGIIILIFVFVPIEKIFAVHHKKLLREGWFTDICYYFSGYFIGHGTTKLLIIFALFGQGSIPTLSGFVSQQPLFLQVIVAIFIGDLCFYIVHYLMHTVPWLWKFHAIHHSSTHMDWLATVRVHPFEQILTKACQMIPLYWLGFSTEALAIYGIFSSAIAFFIHANISVRFPILKWIIVTPEFHHWHHDRHPKLYAQNLAVQLPILDYIFGTWHMPNKELPKQYGTELNIRTNYFNHLVYPFNHLFKSRKI
- a CDS encoding phosphoketolase, which codes for MVATPNTTNAATPAFKDDFREGIQYFGEPLEGFDELGRIPVLSPDQSGVTDPRDRASVFQTLLAADALRYLTLQITGSKASGHPGGFASSAEAVAAFYMLGHKNMPTEVGHHAPGYYSAMFLDRSLEDMGIHTVAQMRDRYREKHGLLGHLSGYIPGILAPAGPLGQGQHFAMAGALLHRDKLFPVTIGDGGLGEPYPISSIAHFHTAYPEVTNFVPILVWNGYSQEHHSMVSTKTNAEMIAFWKGNGFDEVILVDAKDFDDQNQTGAYVDSTAFSLKQRLAFTEAVLVGADQSAKLAFGGKLTVFIIKQLKGAGVHARGAKSHNLYAHHTLDNPDVVGGLKSRALNPEAWQTVSTNLQWAGGGSSSKTAVTESAIPLTDLGTLPLEEYAIGGEAKIATTAMGRLVGYVGKTDKRFIVTNADGNEASGIANINQALKINHPTTDDLYNQAPGGQVYEPLNEDACAGLAAGLALFGSRTLWCSYESFAINGLPIWQTVTQAMAELRRPTPATVCLFTAGALEQGRNGWTHQRPEIEGYFASMMRNGNVFPLFPPDANSIQVCYEWALKAVNKGVVITASKSPLPIRTTFEQNRQALVDGAIALQEIAGSKKVVFAVIGDMMLLPVYEAVQKLAEQGIGSKIVSIVSPRCLYRSTDVAWDTCSEPDGKFLNDADFEALFGGDALIGVVGGASAMLEPVMLRSNSRRDVFSWKRGETTASAGQLFDFNGMNAQAISDRAKQLLA
- the psbD gene encoding photosystem II D2 protein (photosystem q(a) protein), translated to MTIAMGRSQEVERGWFDLLDDWLKRDRFVFIGWSGLLLFPTAFLAVGGWFTGITFVSSWYTHGLASSFLEGCNILTVAVSSPALSVGHSLLFLWGPEAQGDFTRWCQIGGLWTFLALHGAFALIGFMLRQFEIARLVGIRPYNAIAFSGPIAVFVSVFLMYPLGQSGWFFGPTFGVAGIFRFILFLQGFHNWTLNPFHMMGVAGILGGALLCAIHGATVENTLFEDGDGNTANTFKAFNPTQEEETYSMVTANRFWSQIFGIAFSNKRWLHFFMLFVPVAGLWFSSVGIVGLALNLRAYDFVSQEVRAAEDPEFETFYTKNLLLNEGIRAWMAPQDQPAEKFIFPEEVLPRGNAL
- a CDS encoding type IV pilin-like G/H family protein; this encodes MVQQTKTEQPELLLQVGDDNRENQLVLGTEQEAIADLPQDELPLQKPKKTKRSLLRWIVYGGLGFGILAIALPAFLGHRSMCGGYKARNAEGKTYVGSMNRAQQAFWLEKSAFANSIPALDLGIQEETSNFNYEIHRLPLVSYQYAIPKNDKVKGFVGAVFVVVPEDTQTEKKEITTVAILCESQGTGLQEKLSKPSLQNGKPTCPEGTLSLN